From the Macaca nemestrina isolate mMacNem1 chromosome 7, mMacNem.hap1, whole genome shotgun sequence genome, the window GAGGTTGTTGGCTGTTCTCTTGCCACTGCTCTGTTAACTCATAACTGCTGTTCTCACTAAAGGCTACTGGCAGAGACCAGGCAGGAGCTCCTGGAGCCAAGGtcattgcttattttatttatttatttatttatttatttatttatttatttatttattgagacggagtgttgctttctcgcccaggctggagtacagtggcgtgacctcactacatcctctgcctccccggttcaaacaattctcccacctgagcctcctgagtagctgggattacaggcgtgtgcctccacgctaggctaattttttttacagacatggtttcgccatgttggccaggctggtctcgaactcctgacctcaagtgatccacccacctcggccacccaaagtgttgggattacagatgtagccactgcacccggccaggctCATCACTTTTTGCACCTATTGCCTCGAAGCCAGTCTGATGGGACATTAGGGCAGGGGACCTTCAGCCTGGTCTGGGACATGGGCTGCCCACTCAGCAGTATGACAAGCATCACCTGGAGAATGGGCCGGTCTCAGGAGGTCGTTCATGCCCCACCGGCAGTGCACTGTGCAGCCATCGTGTAAACAAGAGGCTTAACCGCAACTGGTCTGAGATCTTGGGGACCCCCTACCCTGTCTCCAGCAGCCTGTCCCTGTAGCTGTTTGCCCACCGGCACCCCATCCTGAAAAGGCATAGATACCCGGTCCGCCCTGCCCTGGAATTACAAAAGTCTTAGACTGTGCCTGAGTGCCCAGCCTCCTTAGGAGACCCTCCCAGGCAGCCTGAGTGCCAGACCCGGGAGCTGGGtgctctggccctgcctgcctgcctctcacTGGACCCTCTCCTTCCAGGTGCGGCTTCAGGTCCAGAGCATGGAGAAGCCTCAGTACCGTGGGACGTTGCACTGCTTCAAGTCCATCATCAAGCAAGAGAGTGTGAGTGGCCTGGGCTGGTAGGGCTCGGgaggcacaggatggggaacCAGTCTCCGGGCTGCCACCACCCCAGACCAGAGAGCCAGGAAGGAAGGTGTCAGGATGGCCAGGAGGCCAATCAGGACCTAGGTTCCAAAGAAATTCTGCTTGGTCCTCAGGAGCCCCTGGGGTGGGCTGGGGCTGCCATCCTCCGACCCCTCTCCGCGTGGAGGGCCCAGGAGGTGCGTGTTGCCGGCTCTGATGGCGTCTCTGCCCCCGCAGGTGCTGGGTCTGTACAAGGGCCTGGGCTCGCCGCTCATGGGGCTCACCTTCATCAACGCGCTGGTGTTCGGGGTACAGGGCAACACCCTCCGGGCCCTGGGCCACGACTCGCCTCTCAACCAGTTCCTGGCAGGCGCGGCGGCGGGCGCCATCCAGTGCGTCATCTGCTGCCCCATGGAGCTGGCCAAGACGCGGCTGCAGCTGCAGGACGCGGGCCCGGCACGCACCTACAAGGGCTCGCTGGACTGCCTCGTGCAGATCTACGGGCACGAAGGTCTGCGTGGCGTCAACCGGGGCATGGTGTCCACGCTGCTGCGAGAGACGCCCAGCTTCGGCGTCTACTTCCTAACCTACGACGCGCTCACGCGGGCGCTGGGCTGCGAGCCGGGCGACCGCCTGCTGGTGCCCAAGCTGCTGCTGGCAGGTGGCACGTCGGGTATCATGTCCTGGCTCTCCACCTACCCTGTGGACGTGGTCAAGTCACGGCTGCAGGCCGACGGGCTGCGGGGAGCCCCGCGCTACCGCGGCATCCTGGACTGCGTGCGCCAGAGCTACCGCGCCGAGGGCTGGCGCGTCTTCACACGGGGACTGGCGTCCACGCTGCTGCGCGCCTTCCCCGTCAACGCCGCCACCTTCGCCACGGTCACCGTGGTGCTCACCTACGCGCGCGGCGAAGAGGCCGGGCCCGAGGGCGAGGCTGTGCCCGCCGCCTCCGCCGCCCCTGCGGGGCCCGCTCTGGCGCAGCCCTCCAGCCTGTGACACTCACCCAGCCATCCTTCCCCAGGGCCCCTTCTCAGAAACCTGAGACATAAATTGGCCCCTGAGTCGATTGCCGTGCTCCTGCTCGGATGCCGGGGGCTGTGGACTCTCTCAGACCTGGGCTGAATTTTGCTGATCAGCCGGGTGGCTTTGGCCGAGAACTTCACTTGCCTCAgtattctcatctgtgaaataaggaCCCTCATACCCACATTGTAGAGTCACGAAGGTCAGAGATTATTCTGAGTGGCAGCCAGCACCTGGCCTGGCTGAGGACATTGCACCATTCATTATCCTGGAAATTGAGGCAGACACTCCAGCCCCTTTCTGGGATCCTGGCCACGCCACTGTGCTCCTGCCCTGCAGGCTGGCTCCCAGGGGTCTCTGATGGCCCACCAAGGGGCTGCCCAGGGACCTGACTCCATATATCCTCCACCCGGGAGGCTGGTGGGCCACCTCTGGTCTGTGTTAGGGACAGAGGAAAACTTGGTGTGCCTCCTGGTGTCGCAGAACTGGATCCTCTGCATACCCCAGCTTCTCCACATGCCACTGCTAGGGGTACCCCAGCTGCTGCCACTCCTGCTGGAGGGTGAACTGGGGACCCTCCACCCTCCGGGAAGCCATGGAGTCTGCTGGAGGCACCATATCAGCGAACGGGACTAGCGTGGGGAGCAGACAGACCAGTGGGTGGAGGTCTCGACAGTTCAAGTGTGATGCAGCTGTGGCAAGAAGAAATCCTTCCACCTCTGGGCCTCAGGCTGCCTGTCCATAAAATGGGGACATGGCCAGCTGATGGACAACTGAGTCTCTGGTCCACCCATCCCCGCCAGCCAGGATCCCCCAAGGTGTGCAGAGGGCTCAGCAGAGAACAATATGGGATCCCCCTCACCAGGGCTGGAACACCTCCAGCCACAAAGAAGCCAAAGGTCAGTTCCTCTTGCTCCCCAGCAAACGGTGCCTCCTAGGCATTCTCAGAGCCAGGGCTTCATCCCTGTGAAGGCACAGGGTCCGATAGTGGGCACAGGGGTGGCTAGTTGGGGCCTGGGGCAGGAGAAGGCCGTCCCAGGCATCCTGGGGAATGTGCTTGATGAAGACGACACTGGGCTTTGCACAGCCTGGTGTCACTGCACAGAAACTGTCAAGGGaataaagttttctttgttttttaagtggTGAAGCTGCCTTTGCATATGGTGGAGGAAAGGGCTTCATTCAACACCCTTGCCCTGGAGTCGAAGGGGCCAGCTCAGAGGTGTGTGTGCCCTCGGATCCTGACAGCGGCCTTGGCCATGTGACCTGGGCAGTTGCGGATACATCTGAGAACCTGTTTTCTCGTCTGTAAGGCAAGCTAATGAAGGGCGAGAGGATTGGAATGTAAAGCTTATGAATACGCTGGTGCAGCCTGGCCATTCAGCAGAAGTGCCTCTGCTATCATCCCAGCAATGAGACGCCTGTGGTGAGGGACACTGGTGGGCGGGGCAGCAGGGACAGGGGGTGTCCCAAAAacagcttcctggaggaggggaggtCTGAGCGGAGCTGACCATTTCAGCCACCCGGGCAACTTGGGCACAACTGTACCTAACCTGACCTAGGAGGTCAGAGAGCGCTTCCTGGAGCTTTGCCAAAGGTGTGGTGTGGGGGTCTCAGTCTCACTGCACACCTCACCTGCAGTTCTGTTCAGCCTCCTGGAGTTAGCCCTCGGCATCCTGAGCCTCTGCAACCACCAGCCCTGGAGGCTGTCCCTCCCAGCTGCTGAGCCAAGAAGCTCTGCCCACTGACAAGGGAGAGTCGGGGAGGGGCCCCAGTTCCTGTGCCTGTTTAATCCTAGTGCCTtccagggaggcaggaggcttCGAGGAAGCTGGCTGTTGACCCCCGGGGTCTCCTTGCCTCTCACTTCTCTTTACTGTGAAATAAACCAGGGGAAGCTCCCAGGGGTGAGGGACACACCCTGGCCATGGGCACAGAGAGGggccccttccctggctcctgCATGTCCAGTTTGGCAGCCCCTTTGCCTCTGTAGGCCTGGGTGGCTGAATCTCTCAGGGCACCTTTGGTCCGCCTGTGGCTGTGGTCCTCATCACCCTGGATCTCTCCACACATCTGCACTCTCTGGAAAGGCCACAACGTGACCCTTGTCAGGAACTGATTTGAGCACAAAGCTTTCTCCAGCCCTGCTCACCCTGGGGCTTCTCCACGACCCCTGCTGCTGCCTGCCATCTGGGGACAGCACACAGGCCAGCCATTCGGAAGTGAGGGGTGGTGCAGCAAGGAGCAAGGTGAAGGGGCGGGGGGCTTCCAGCCGCCTCACACGACCAACACATCTGCCAGGCAGGCAGCGGAGCTGCTGCTGTTTTTAAtgaatttcttttacattttcttttctccctgatttgaacttttttaaaattttgagatgaagtctcgctctgttgcccaggctggagtgcagtggcgctctcagctcactgcaacctccacctactgggttcaagtgattctcctgcctcagcctccgagtaactgggattacaggtgcctgccaccacacctggctaatttttgtatttttagtagagatggggtttcaccatgttgccaaggctggtctcaaactcctgacctcaagtgatccacctgcctcagcctcccaaagtgccgggattacaggcgtgagccaccgcgtccggcctctGATGTGAATTTATGTGAAGTAAGTGATCTATGAAGGTGATTAAAAATACCCCCAGAACCCAGGCTTAGGCAGTGAAGAGGAAAACCTCCTTCCGCCTCCCTGGGGCCAGCCTCTCCTGAGTCGAGGACAGTCTCCAGTTCCCGGAAGGCATCCAGCACATCTTGCACAAGTGGCAGCATGGCAGGCAGGGGGACATCTGCACCCCCCACGAAGTGTGGCCGAGGTCCTGACTGTTCTGTTCTTTGCTGTCTTCCCTTGACAGTGATCCTGGAGATTGCATCCAtctcctagggctgctgtaacgaaacaccacACATGGTGGCTAAACGATAGCCAAGTGTCCTCTGGGAGTTCTGAGGGCCACACTCTAGCTGCAGGCAGGGTTGGTTCGTCTGGGGGGCTCTGAGGGATGAACTGTTCCCTGCTTCTTCCAAGCTTCTGGTAGCGGCTGGTAATCCTTGGCTCCCTGGGCTCACAAGCGCATCACTCTGATCGCTGCCACCATCTCTTGCCCCCTTCTCCTGTCTGTGTCTCCATGTCTTCTCTTTGTGTAAGGGAACCAGTCACATGTGATTAAGGGCCCACCCTACgctagtatgacctcatcttaactaaaaACATCTGCAGAGACCAGGTTCCAAATCAGGCCAAATTCAGTTGCCTGGAGTTAGGGCTTGAACGGATCTTTTTGGGGCCACAATCCAACCCTCAACAGGGCTCTGTATCAGTGTGTCTGAACTGTCCTCCTTCCTGCTGACAGCTGCGTGGCATATTTCACTGGATAAACTGTGCTTGATTTGCTTTTCCAGTCAGGTTTGGGAACGTAACTGGGAGACACGTCTCAGCAGAGTCTTAGAGGAAGAGCAGCAGCAGACGGGGCCGCAGAGGGACCACAAGGCTGTAGCTGGAAGGGCAGATGTAGCCAAGGTCCCGAGGTAGAAGGGGTCGgtgggggctgggaagggggGCGAGGCAGGGCCTGGAGGACAGCAGGGCCACATGGCAGTGCCTTGAGGACAGTGGCAGATCCTCCTAAGTGCCAACTGCTCTTGAAATCTCAACTTGTTCTGGGCTTTAGTATGTCCAATCAAAACACCTTCCcagactgtcttttttttttagatggagtttcactcttttcgcccaggctggagtgcaatggcacgatctcggctcactgcaacctccacctcccaggttcaagcaattctcctgcctcagcctcctgagtagctgggattataggcgcagccaccacgccctgctaattttttgtatttttagtagagatggggtttcaccatgttggccaggctggtctcgaactcctgatttcaggtgatctgcctgccttggcctcctaaagtgctgagattacaggcgtgagcccccgcgccggCCCCCAGACTGTCTTGCGGCCGGAGCTGGCCATATGTCTTGACAGCTTCTGAGAAAGCTGTGAAACAGGTAGAACACGCTGTGGCGCACCGCTTGACCTCTGATCTCTGACCTTGCTCTCTGCCTCCCGCTGGAAACGGGATAGGATGCCTGGAGCTGCAGTGGGAGAGACCACAGCCGTAAGCCACCGAGTCAGCCTGGCCTTGGAAGGCTGGTCACATCCCTCTCATTCAGCACACTGttcctgtcatttgcagccaAATGCACCACCAGCCGCCATGCAGAACTGAGTTTATTTCATTGTGTCAGCAGCTGTGAGCAGGTTTTACCCAGGGAGTGACAAGATCCAATTTATGCTTTGGAGACCCCACAGGAGGTTAGGAGGCAATAAGAGGCAGGCCAGGGTGGGGCCAGAGGCCACGAGGGTGTCTGGGCCAAAGGACATCTTGAGGCCAGGAATGGGGCAGGGGAGTCCAGTGGCAGGTAAGTGAGACCACGCTGGGGAGTAAACAGCAGAAGAAGCCCTTGGAGGTGTCGGGGGTGCACCCAAAGGAGGCGAAACTATGTGGCAGGAGCTAGAGTCTGAACTCCACAGGGATCTGGAGTTTAtggctccttctttttttttttttttttttttttgagacggagtctcgctatgtctcccaggctggagtgcagtggcgtgatctcggctcactgcaagctccgcctcccgggttcacgccattctcccgcctcagcctcccaagtagctgagactacaggcgcccgccaccacgcccggctagttttttgtatttttagtagagacggggtttcaccatgttagccaggatagtctcgatctcctgacctcgtgatccacccgcctcggcctcccaaagtgctgggattacaggcttgagccaccgcgcccggccatggctCCTTCCTTGACCCCTTAAGGGAAAGGGCTACCAAACGGCACTGCCGAGGGATTTGTCTCTGGGATGGGAAAGAGGGAGGCTGAAAGCGTGGAAGGGCAGAAAGAAGGGGACAGGCCCCGTGAGGGCTGGTGTTCAGGTCCTTGGTGCAGAGTTCAGGCAAAGCAGTGGCATTTTGGAGAGTCcaaatctgagaaactgtttttccAATCTCAGAGCCCACACCAGGTTCGCACACAgacttccccttcccttttcttttgatTCCTTTGGACATCAGGTGTCTGGAGCGAATGGAGCGTAAACCTCCTTGTGACCCTCTCATCACCAGCCTGAGCCTTTAGTGAGTCATTTCTCATAAAAAGCACCTGTGAGGCCACACTGACCCAGGACCTTCACCAGCCCTCCCTGTGCTGGGCAGGTTCTTGTGACTGTAGGGACGGCCTAGCCCTTTGCACACCCATCCCTTCATCCTCCCAACAGCCCTACAAGGTCGGTGCTGGCACTCCCATTTTGCAGTGCAAGATACCAGTTGGGGAGGACCCCCGTCCAAGGCCACATGGCTAGCTGGTGCTGGAGCCAGTGCTGGGAGCCGGTCAGCCCATCCTTTGCCCTTCAGCAGGATCAGCTGGGGCCGGCAACCCTGGAGCGGCAGTGCAAGCACCAGAGGGGGcctggccagggccagggtccAGGTCCcatgctcctgggtctcagctccctTGCTGCTGCTTGCTCACCACACCCCTGACCTCATGGTACCCACCTACCCATGGAGAGGCAGACACATTGCTGGGTCCAGAGGCCACTTTCCAGGGAACTGGGAAAGGCTTGGTGGGGCCAGTGTCCACCTTGATCAGGGCACAACAGAGACAGGGCAGAGGCTGAGGGGAATGGGCCTGTGCTCCAGGGACTCCTTGCTCAGCCTCGCTCTCCTGCAACTTGACCTCCCCCAGGCTCGTGGGGAATGCCAGTCCCCCCCACCAGTGCCCCTCTGCAAGCAACACCCTCCCCAACCATGCTCTGCCAGGCCAGCTGACACCATGCCAGCTGTAATGATGTCCCACAAAGTTTGGGCGAACGAATAAGTTCAGATTTGGCTTGAATGTCCTCGGGGACGGTGAGGACACAGGACAAAGAGCAGACACGGGAACATGGTGAGATCTGTTTGTTGTGGTGACAGTACTGGCCGGTGTCTTGTTTATCTCCCCAACCTCTACCTTAGCTCCATGAGAGCCAGGGGTGCAAAGTCAgcatgctgaatgaatgagtgaatgaatgcgtGAGGGCAGAGGCTGCTGAGTACAGGGCCAGGTTGGGTTTTGCCAGGCAATACAGAGACGGGCCAGGGAAGACAATGTACACTGTGAGGCCAGAACACGCTTGGGGGCAGAGGGTGAAGCGGTGATGGGCTGGAGAGGGGCTGGGGCGGCAGGAGTGGCTCCAGAATCTACAGGAAGGGTGATGGTAGGAGCCCCCGCCACGTCCGTGGTACgaggagagaggaaaagcagCCCCAGCTTGGAGGGCTCCAGAACGCCCCTTCGGGCCGGCACCCCAAGGCCCTGTCTCACCGCTTCCCGGGCCCGCCCCCTAATCCCAAGACGGCGCTCTCCCACCCCGTCCTCCAGGGGGCGCTGTTCCATCAGGATGGTGGGGGAGCGTGTCCCAGGGCCTTGTTCAGCGGGGGCCTCGTGGTATGTGGCCCCTCCCTCCTCGGGCGTCGCCGCCGCACCGCCCTGCCCCGCGTCCCCGCGGCCCTGGCGGCGGGAGTGTCCTCCGCCCGAGGCCTCGGGCAGGTCCGCGTCTCTCGGGCCCTGAATGTCCGCGCCGCCGTGGCGCTGAGCTAACTCCGCGCGGGGGACGCTCGTAAGCGGCGGCGGCTCGCGGGGACCCAACACTCAAAGCTTCTGGACAGCCCCCACCGCGCCTTGGGTCCCCGCGAGGTCCGGCCGCTTCGCGGTGCGCACGCGCAGCCCCTCCCCACAGCGGACGCGGCCCAGCCCCGGGGCCGACCGGCACAGCGCCCTCCTGCGGCTGGCGGCGGCAGCGCACCCTGAGGGCGGGGGCCCAGGCGCGGGTCTGAAGGCCCCCGGGGTCGCCCGCCGCCCGCCAGAGCAGCGTGGGGGACAGGCCATGGAGCACTGCAGGGTGGCAGGGAAGGGCTGGGGCAAAGGCGCGGCCCAAGAGCCCAGAAGGGTCTGGGGCGGGCGGGGCTGCCCGCGCTAAGTGCTGGCAAAGGCCAGGCGTGCAGGGGCTAGGGTTGGCCACCAGCGACCGGGATATTCCTAAAGTCGGGTACAGACGCACGTGGCAGGCCAAGGCAAGAAGAAGCCATGCACACACCTGAGGAGCGTGCTGAGACCCCgtcctgcctcctctccctccctagcccgtattttttatttttttgagacggagtctcgctctgtcacccacgctggagtgcagtggcgcgatctcggctcactgccatctccgcctcccgggttcacaccttgtcctgcctcagcctcccgagtagctgggactataggcgcccgccaccacgtccggctaattttttgtatttttagtagggagagggtttcaccgtgttagccagaatggtctcgatctcctgacctcgtgagccgcccgcctcggcctcacaaagtgctgggattacaggcctgagccaccgcgcccggcctattttttatttttttgagaccgagtctcactctgttgcccaggctggagtgcagtggcgcgatctcagctcgcggcaatctccgtctccctggttcaagcgatgcctcagcctcccgagtagctgggattagaggcatgtgccaccacacccagctaaatttgtatttttggtaggaaggggtttctccatgttggtcaggttggtctcaaactcccgacctcaggtgatctgcccgcctcagcctccagaagtgctgggattacaggcatgagccacagcgcctggcccctAGCCCCTATTTATCACGGCCTTACCCTCCTTCCTCCAGATGTCATGCCAGTGCCAGTAGGGCAATGCCATTCCTGCCTAAAACAGGGTCTGGCACATAACTGCATTGATCGCATCAGTGCCCCTGGAGGTGGAGAGGTAAGCTTTGGAAACGAAAACTccaagagggaggggagggaaaggacaAGAGGTGATCATTAGGAAAGCCTGAAAAATGAGATAGAGCCAGGACTGGGCTCTGAGGGTGGGTGGGATTGGATTTTTCGGTAGGAAGTGGGGAACCGCTGCAGTTCAAATCAAGTGCTGAGAGACCCCGTTAGCAGAAAGGCCCAGTGTGGGGAGGTCAGCAAGGCCCGAGGGGAACGGCCGCAATGGCAGGCAGTCGGGGAGCCCGGAGGGCCCTTCCAAGGCCAGGAGGCACCACTGCGCCAGAACAGAAAGGGCCGCACACCAGGGAGGCCGATGCACTGCTCCATAAACAAGGGCCAGGGCTTTTTTGAAAGGGGACAGGAGGAGAATTCAGGCTAAGGAGCCAGTGGCAAGCAGAGTACCCTGGAAGCCAGGCAGGCTTGGGCTTTGGATTCTGGCTGCCTGGACTTTGCAAATAAATCTGAGCCTGTTCCTCTCTCACAACATGGTGATATTGCTAGCTAATTCATCAAAAGGTGGTTTGGAGGAGGGCACTGGATCCATCTGTATTCTCAACAAATGTTACCggctgcacatggtggctcactgtaatcgcagctacttgggaggccaaggcaggaggaccactggagcccaggaattcaaggctgcagtgagctatgattgtgccactgcactccggacTAGAtgatagcaagaccctgtctcttaccaagaaaaaaaaaaacaaaaaattacagcCAGGCAGAGACACTGGCAAGTATAAAGGAGCGATGCTGGTTTCATCTTTATCTAGGGGTTTCTAAAGAAAGCAAttctgccgggcgcagtggctcaagcctgtaatcccagcactttgggaggctgagacgggtggatcacgaggtcagaagatcgagaccatcctggcgaacacggtgaaaccccgtctctactaaaaaatacaaaaactagccgggcgag encodes:
- the LOC105467420 gene encoding mitochondrial basic amino acids transporter isoform X1, with protein sequence MALDFLAGCAGGVAGVLVGHPFDTVKATGRDQAGAPGAKVRLQVQSMEKPQYRGTLHCFKSIIKQESVLGLYKGLGSPLMGLTFINALVFGVQGNTLRALGHDSPLNQFLAGAAAGAIQCVICCPMELAKTRLQLQDAGPARTYKGSLDCLVQIYGHEGLRGVNRGMVSTLLRETPSFGVYFLTYDALTRALGCEPGDRLLVPKLLLAGGTSGIMSWLSTYPVDVVKSRLQADGLRGAPRYRGILDCVRQSYRAEGWRVFTRGLASTLLRAFPVNAATFATVTVVLTYARGEEAGPEGEAVPAASAAPAGPALAQPSSL
- the LOC105467420 gene encoding mitochondrial basic amino acids transporter isoform X2 codes for the protein MALDFLAGCAGGVAGVLVGHPFDTVKVRLQVQSMEKPQYRGTLHCFKSIIKQESVLGLYKGLGSPLMGLTFINALVFGVQGNTLRALGHDSPLNQFLAGAAAGAIQCVICCPMELAKTRLQLQDAGPARTYKGSLDCLVQIYGHEGLRGVNRGMVSTLLRETPSFGVYFLTYDALTRALGCEPGDRLLVPKLLLAGGTSGIMSWLSTYPVDVVKSRLQADGLRGAPRYRGILDCVRQSYRAEGWRVFTRGLASTLLRAFPVNAATFATVTVVLTYARGEEAGPEGEAVPAASAAPAGPALAQPSSL
- the LOC105467420 gene encoding mitochondrial basic amino acids transporter isoform X3, which encodes MEKPQYRGTLHCFKSIIKQESVLGLYKGLGSPLMGLTFINALVFGVQGNTLRALGHDSPLNQFLAGAAAGAIQCVICCPMELAKTRLQLQDAGPARTYKGSLDCLVQIYGHEGLRGVNRGMVSTLLRETPSFGVYFLTYDALTRALGCEPGDRLLVPKLLLAGGTSGIMSWLSTYPVDVVKSRLQADGLRGAPRYRGILDCVRQSYRAEGWRVFTRGLASTLLRAFPVNAATFATVTVVLTYARGEEAGPEGEAVPAASAAPAGPALAQPSSL